Proteins encoded by one window of Porphyrobacter sp. YT40:
- a CDS encoding GNAT family N-acetyltransferase, with amino-acid sequence MSDAELTVRIAPSVGSFDRAEWNALGGNDNPFVSHEFLTAMEDSGSVGPGTGWEPAPIVITDEAGKLLAAMPSYAKGHSQGEYVFDHSWADAWHRAGGRYYPKLQIAAPFTPATGPRLLLSDPSLAPHLLKGAEAVCLQNNMSSAHATFIAPEQMPMFEEAGWLPRADIQFHWLNRDYASFDDFLAALSSRKRKDLRKERAAATEGLAIRHLTGSDIREEHWDAFWLFYQDTGARKWGSPYLTREAFSLLGERMGDRIVLILAYDGDEPIAGALNFVGKEALYGRYWGCTREVRFLHFELCYYQAIDIAIARGLSRVEAGAQGGHKLARGYEPVQTLSAHWIADPGFRAAVADFLERERAGVASDQLYLDSRTPFRKDS; translated from the coding sequence GTGAGCGACGCTGAACTTACCGTGCGCATCGCCCCCTCGGTTGGCAGCTTCGACCGCGCGGAATGGAACGCGCTTGGCGGAAATGACAATCCCTTCGTCAGCCACGAATTCCTGACCGCGATGGAGGATTCGGGCAGCGTCGGCCCCGGCACCGGGTGGGAGCCTGCGCCGATCGTGATTACCGATGAGGCGGGCAAGCTGCTTGCCGCCATGCCCTCCTATGCCAAGGGCCACAGCCAAGGCGAATATGTCTTCGATCACAGCTGGGCCGATGCCTGGCACCGCGCGGGCGGGCGCTATTACCCCAAGCTTCAAATCGCCGCACCCTTCACCCCGGCCACCGGCCCGCGCCTGCTGCTGTCCGATCCAAGTCTCGCTCCGCATCTGCTCAAGGGCGCGGAGGCGGTGTGCCTACAGAACAATATGTCGAGCGCCCATGCGACCTTCATCGCGCCCGAACAAATGCCAATGTTCGAGGAGGCAGGCTGGCTGCCGCGCGCCGATATCCAGTTCCACTGGCTCAACCGCGATTACGCCAGCTTCGACGACTTCCTCGCCGCGCTGTCATCGCGCAAGCGCAAGGATCTGCGCAAGGAACGTGCCGCCGCCACCGAAGGCCTCGCCATCCGCCATCTCACCGGCAGCGATATCCGTGAGGAGCACTGGGATGCGTTCTGGCTCTTCTATCAGGACACCGGCGCGCGCAAATGGGGGAGCCCTTACCTGACGCGCGAGGCCTTCAGCCTGCTGGGCGAGCGGATGGGCGACCGGATCGTGCTGATCCTCGCCTATGACGGGGACGAACCGATTGCGGGCGCGCTCAATTTCGTTGGCAAGGAGGCGCTCTACGGACGCTATTGGGGCTGCACCCGCGAGGTGCGGTTCCTGCATTTCGAGCTGTGCTACTATCAGGCGATCGACATCGCCATCGCGCGCGGTCTTTCGCGGGTCGAGGCGGGGGCGCAGGGCGGTCACAAGCTCGCGCGCGGTTACGAACCGGTGCAGACCTTGTCCGCGCACTGGATCGCCGATCCGGGCTTTCGCGCGGCGGTCGCCGATTTCCTGGAACGCGAACGCGCCGGCGTGGCGAGCGACCAGCTCTACCTCGACAGCCGCACCCCGTTCAGGAAAGACAGCTAA
- a CDS encoding sel1 repeat family protein translates to MNIITISAKTAQTASPDSPLAAWLAAASEGNAGACFDLGVAFSTGSNGAQCDLIEAHKWFNLAAARGHEEASFCRADISDEMTAREIAEAQRRARQWLAEGRLRAA, encoded by the coding sequence ACCGCGCAGACCGCTTCGCCCGACAGTCCGCTGGCGGCCTGGCTGGCCGCAGCGAGCGAAGGCAACGCCGGGGCCTGCTTCGACCTCGGGGTGGCCTTTTCCACCGGCAGCAACGGCGCGCAATGCGACCTGATCGAAGCGCACAAGTGGTTCAACCTTGCCGCCGCACGCGGGCACGAGGAAGCCTCCTTCTGCCGCGCCGACATCTCCGACGAAATGACCGCGCGCGAAATCGCCGAAGCCCAGCGCCGCGCGCGCCAATGGCTCGCGGAAGGACGCCTGCGCGCTGCGTAA